CGTTGATCGAGCCGTCTTCCAGCACGTACACCGGCGGCACCGGCGACCCGGAGGCCAGGGCCATTTCCTCGACGACATTGAGCAGGCGGCGCTCGTCGGCGTTGCTGGCGCTGAGGTTGAGCAGGCGGCCGCCCAGGCTCTCGGCCACCACCTTGCCGCCGGCGCTCAATTGCACCTGCTTGTACAGCGCGCCAAGCACGACCACGCCGACGATCACGGCGGCCACCGACAGGTACAGCTCCGGATCGGGCAGGGAGGTGCGCGAGGTCAGGTGCAGCGTGGGCTCACCCAGGTAGCGCCAGAGCCAGCCCAGCGCCAGGCTGGTGATGATCACCAGGCAGGCCACCGCGATGGTGAGCAGCAGGACCAGGCGCCCGGTCTGCCTGCGGGCGCGGTCCTGGTGTTCGAAGAAATTCATCGACGAGCAGGTCAGAAGGCGACTTTCGGCGCGGCCTGGATTGCCTTGCTGTCCTCGTACTCCAGCAGACTGGCGTCCTTGCTGTGGCCGTAGGTGGTGGCCAGGAAGTTGGCGGGGAACGACTGGCGGTAGGTGTTGTATTCCATCACCGCATCGTTGTAGGCCTGGCGGGCGAAGGCGACCTTGTTCTCGGTACTCGACAGTTCCTCGCTGACCTGCTGCAGGTTCTGCGAAGCCTTGAGGTCCGGGTAGGCTTCCAGAGTCACGTTGAGGCGGCCCAGGGCACCGCCCAGGGCGCTTTCCGCGCTGGCCAGCTGGGCCATGCGCGAGGCTTCGCCCGGCTGGCTGGCGGCGGCCTTGAGGCCGGCGACGGCGGCGTTGCGCGCGGCGATCACGGCTTCCAGGGTTTCCCGCTCGTGCTTGAGATAGGCCTTGGCGGTTTCCACCAGGTTGGGGATCAGGTCGTAGCGGCGCTTGAGCTGCACTTCGATCTGCGCGAAGGCGTTCTGGTAGCGGTTGCGCAGTGCCACCAGGCGGTTGAACACGCTGATCAGCAGGAAGATCACGCCAGCGATGATGGCCAGGGTGACGATCGACGAAACGCTCATGGGATGTCCTTATCGACAGGCGATTGAGCGTCGATCATAGCGGAAAGCCAGCAAAGCGGTGCTCGTCCTTTCCCCAATATGCAGGACCGTCCTCAACTGTAGGAGCGAGCTTGCTCGCGAACCTGCCCGGTACCCAAGGTGTCAAGCGGTTCGCGAGCAAGCTCGCTCCTACATAAGCGTTACGGTGCTTTTCAGCGATTCAGGTACTCGGTGGTGGACACCACTTCGGCGTAGGCAAAGGCCAGGGCTGCCATGTAGGCCGCGTGAACCTGCGCGGCCGGCACCTTCACGCCGTTGAACTCCAGGTCCAGGGTGGCGCAGGCATCGTGCAGCACGGTGACCGGGTAGCCGAAGTCGGCGGCCGCGCGGGTGGCGCCGTCAACGCACATGTGGCTCATGTGCCCGACGACCACCAGCGACTCGATGCCGTGCTGGTCGAGGATGGCCTTCAGGTCGGTATCGCGGAACGAGTTGACGAAATGCTTGAGCACCACCGGCTCGCCGGGCAGATTGGCTACCTTGCCGTGGATCTTGGCGCCCTCGCTGCCGGGGGCGAAGAACGGCGCGTCGGCGCTTTCGAATTCGTGACGCACGTGCACCACCAGATCACCGCGCTCGCGGAAGGCGGCGAGCACCCTGGCGGCCTGGTCGGCGGCGGCCTCGATGCCGACCAGCGGCCATTTGCCGGAAGGGAAGTAGTCGTTCTGGATATCCACTAGGATGAGCGCTTGCTTGGCCATTTCCGAAGTCCTTCTTGAACGTTGAGGGGTGAGGAAGTGGAACCAGTATGGTTCGCCGCGCGCCGCGGGGGGATCAGGCGGAACGACAATAACCGGGGGAAAACTGACAATGGTTGTGCAACGGAGCGTCGTCGAGATCGGGTTGCTGCTCTACCCCGGTGTGCAGGCGGCGGCGCTGCATGGGTTGACCGACCTGTTCGCGGTGGCCGAGCGGATCGCTGGCGAAGAAGCCGCGCAGCAGTTGCCGGCGCTGCGCGTCAGCCACTGGTCCGGCGAGGACGGCGGCGAGCCCCGGCGTATCTTCGACACGCGCCCGGACGTGGACAGCCGGCTGGTCGCCGTGCTCGTCCCTCCGGCGCTGTTCGGCCTGCCGGATGCTGAGCCCTTGCGCCATCTCACCGAATGGCTGGCCGCGCGCCATGCGCAGGGCGCCATCGTCGGTTCGGTGTGCATCGGCGGGCTGCTGGTGGCCGAGGCGGGCCTGCTCGATGGGCGTTCCGCCACCGCCCATTGGAGCGGGGCCGAGGCCTTCGCCCGGCGTTTTCCCAGGGTGCGCCTGGAGGCGCACAAGCCGATCGTCGATGATGGCGACCTGATCACCTCCGCCGGGCTGATGGCCTGGTCGGACCTCGGCCTGCGCATCGTCGACCGCCTGCTCGGCCCGAGCATCGCCAACCGCACCGCGCGCTTCCTGGTGGTGGAGCACAGCGACAGCGCCCAGCAGTGCGGCAGCAACTTCGCGCCGCTGCTGGGGCATGGCGACGCCGCGATCCTCAAGGTGCAGCACTGGCTGCAGGGCAATGGCGCGGTGGACGTCAGCCTCGCCGCCATGGCCGCCCAGGCAGGGCTGGAGGAGCGCACCTTCCTGCGCCGTTTCCGCTCCGCTACCGGACTCAAGCCTACCGAGTACTGCCAGCACCTGCGGGTGGGCAAGGCGCGCGAGCTGCTGGAGTTCACCAACGGTACGGTGGACCACATCGCCTACACCGTTGGCTACCTCGATCCAGGCTCGTTCCGCAGCACCTTCCGCAAGATCACCGGCATGGCGCCGAGCGACTACCGCAAGCGCTTCGGCGCCAAGCCGGGCGAGGTCGCGCTCAGGGACTGACCGATGGGGTGTCCGCCGCCTGCTGCAGCATCTGCGCGAGCAGCGGTGCATATTCCGCGTCGGTCATCGCCGGGTGCACCTGCAGGTGCATCAGGTCGGTCCACTGCAGCATCCAGCGTTGCACGTCGAGGGGGTTCTCGGCTTCCGCCAGGCCGAAGCCGAGCATGTGGCCCATAGCGTGCCAGCGACCGACCAGCTTCACGCCGGGCGGCGGCTGGCCGCCGGTCTTGAGGAAGCGCTGGATGATCCTGTCGCGGTTCTCGATGGGGATGGTCCAGTTCACCAGATAAAGCATGTCGCACCTCCGGCCCGGCTCCGGGCTTCGCTGGACGCGGACCCGAACCGGCGACGCCGCCAGAGCCGCGCCTGTGTATCCCAGGCGTGACAGTCTCCGGCTGGGAGCGGCGTTCTTCCGACAGGCATAGCAGCAGCCAGCGAAGCGGGAGCGGCCGCTGATCGGCGGTCGCCAGGGCAGGTGATCGACGGTCAGATCCAGCGATCATTCTCCGCCGTGCGTTCGCCGCCCTGGTCGCCGGTGTTCAGCACGCCGCGCGGTTCGATCAGCATCACCTGCACCTCGTGTTCGGCATAGGGCTTGTGCTCGACGCCGCGAGGCACCACGTAGAGTTCGCCGGCTCGCAGGGTCAGCGGGCCGTCGCGGAAGTCGATGCGCA
This Pseudomonas sp. ATCC 13867 DNA region includes the following protein-coding sequences:
- a CDS encoding LemA family protein; protein product: MSVSSIVTLAIIAGVIFLLISVFNRLVALRNRYQNAFAQIEVQLKRRYDLIPNLVETAKAYLKHERETLEAVIAARNAAVAGLKAAASQPGEASRMAQLASAESALGGALGRLNVTLEAYPDLKASQNLQQVSEELSSTENKVAFARQAYNDAVMEYNTYRQSFPANFLATTYGHSKDASLLEYEDSKAIQAAPKVAF
- a CDS encoding GlxA family transcriptional regulator translates to MVVQRSVVEIGLLLYPGVQAAALHGLTDLFAVAERIAGEEAAQQLPALRVSHWSGEDGGEPRRIFDTRPDVDSRLVAVLVPPALFGLPDAEPLRHLTEWLAARHAQGAIVGSVCIGGLLVAEAGLLDGRSATAHWSGAEAFARRFPRVRLEAHKPIVDDGDLITSAGLMAWSDLGLRIVDRLLGPSIANRTARFLVVEHSDSAQQCGSNFAPLLGHGDAAILKVQHWLQGNGAVDVSLAAMAAQAGLEERTFLRRFRSATGLKPTEYCQHLRVGKARELLEFTNGTVDHIAYTVGYLDPGSFRSTFRKITGMAPSDYRKRFGAKPGEVALRD
- a CDS encoding DUF3303 domain-containing protein; protein product: MLYLVNWTIPIENRDRIIQRFLKTGGQPPPGVKLVGRWHAMGHMLGFGLAEAENPLDVQRWMLQWTDLMHLQVHPAMTDAEYAPLLAQMLQQAADTPSVSP
- a CDS encoding cupin domain-containing protein, with amino-acid sequence MTQRQPINLQDKLGRITETWQPRVIAEMNDYQFKVVKLHGDFVWHSHADTDETFIVLDGELRIDFRDGPLTLRAGELYVVPRGVEHKPYAEHEVQVMLIEPRGVLNTGDQGGERTAENDRWI
- a CDS encoding cysteine hydrolase family protein; protein product: MAKQALILVDIQNDYFPSGKWPLVGIEAAADQAARVLAAFRERGDLVVHVRHEFESADAPFFAPGSEGAKIHGKVANLPGEPVVLKHFVNSFRDTDLKAILDQHGIESLVVVGHMSHMCVDGATRAAADFGYPVTVLHDACATLDLEFNGVKVPAAQVHAAYMAALAFAYAEVVSTTEYLNR